The window CCAATGCTCTACGCAGTCTGTTTTCCGCAATATCAATGGCGTCTTCATCAACCCGAAATTGTTCCATCGGTGTATTTGCCAGACGTTTTAGCCGATTTACCGAGTTTGTAATAATTCCAATCCTTTCTGAAATTAAAGAGTGATTATACATCTAAATCCTCCTTTACGGTTTCATATAACTCTTTATAACCGTAATCCAAGTGATACTTAAAGTCCATATAACGTCCGGAAATTAAATATTCGTAGTCCGTTCGAAGATCGTCGTCCGACGAGTAAATAACCTTTCCTTTGCTGATAATTTCAAAAGCCAGGGCCAGGGAGGCTTTTTGCAGGAATAATAAATCCACTTCCAGAGGACCAAGTAACTCAGCCAAATCCGGATAAAGCTCCATATACAGGTTTACCGGACTCAATGGAGCATTTAGCGTCAGCACCGCTAAATCAATATCTCCGGCATGCTCTTGATCTTCAATATAAGAGCCAAACAAATATACGGCAATAATATCCGGATATTTTTTAAATATTGGGGTTAGAGATTCGCTGTTTAAATCCCTCATACTAATTCACCTTCATCTAAATTCTTTATTATCCAATCTTATTTAAATAAAAAGTCCTATTATTTGTTAATAATAGGACTTTTGCTGCAAATACGTTTAAAATTATTGTATGTTATATTCCATATACTGTCAATTAGCTTTTTGCGTTCATTGCCTCCGCTAAATTTTCTCGTTGCCCGTGTTCAACTTAACAATTTCCGAAAGGGGAACCAGCTTAATTCCTTCTTTTTGAATCGAAGGAATGGCTTCTTTAATCGCTTCAGCCGTTATATTTCCCCCTTGTCCCACATGTCCGATAACCACTGCAAAGCCCTGCTTCTTGGCTACCTTGCAGGCCTTGGACAGTTGTTTTTGGATATGGTCCTTGCTCTTAACATCATCTAAAAAGATATCTCTTTTTACACAGGGAATATTCATGGATTTGGCTGCGGGGATTACCTGAGAGTTCACGGAGGTTAAGCTGTCCAACACATATAAGCCTCTATTTTGGGCTACTTCCAGCATGGGAATAATTTTTTCCTTGTTGCTGGTGATTCTGGAACCGGTATGATTATTAAATCCTTTGGCGTAGGGCACGGTCTGAAGGTTTTTCGTGAAAGTGGCTTTAATCTCCTTATCACTCATATTGGATACAATGGCTCCCGGTCCCAGCCAGGAGGCCTTGCCCTTTACCGGCTCCATGGGCTGGTGCAGAATCACTTCATGTCCTCTCTGATGCGCTTCCCGGCTTTGCTCCACCGAATGGCTTAAGTTGGGCATGACCGCCATGGTTATGGGAATGTCCATGGCCATAAATTCTTTTACCCCGTGGGTATCCGCCCCCCCAAAATCATCAATGACAATAGCCATGACCGGTTGAGTTTTTTCTATGGCGGCTTTGGAAGTAAAAATATTTTTTTGCAGACCCCAGTATCCCAGGCCCAGCATGAGACAGACCAGAAGTATCCCCGCCGCGGTTCGTAAATGTTTCAAATGACTCACCTTTTCTATTGGATTTGTAGGAAAGTTTTAATTTTATCCATCACCTTGACATCTTCCGGTGGCGAGGTTTCTTTCTTTTTCAGATAGTCCACGATTCCCCGGGATATGGCTGCGGCAATTTTTTGCTGGTATTGCTGATCCAACAGCTTGGCTCTTTCTCCAGGATTATTAATAAAACCCGTTTCCACAATAACACAGGGCATATTGGTATGGATTAACAGATAATAGCTACCGGTCTTAATGGAACGCTGCCGGACCTCCGGTATTTGATGCAATTCCTTTTGGATACACTGAGCCAGCAGTTTGCTTTTAGTCGAGTTTTTATAAAAAAAGGCTTCCGGACCGGAACATCTCTCCCGGCTCACATTCACATGGATGCTGACCATAGCATCGGCCCCGAATTCTTTGGCCATATCAATCCTGCGATTAAAATCGTACCGTTTAGCCTCTTTGCCGTGTAACCCAAGAATGGCATGGTTGTAATCGCCATATCGGGTTAACATCACTTCAACTTTTTCTTTCCTAAGAATCTTTATGATTTCCTTTGATATTTCAAGGTTTATCTGCTTCTCGGCAACCCCTTGACGTATGGCGCCGGGATCATAGCCCCCGTGCCCTGGATCAATTACAATTCGTCCCGGCTGACTCTCTGCCCAGCACTGCCCTGGAAACAGCAGCAGGATTAAAACAACAATGACCCGCAGCCCCACAATTTCACCTCATTTTTAAAAAATATTATTCCAACAAAACCATTAAAAAAATCCCTTTTGCTTTTTGGGATCTTCTTGGTTTACTTGATTTTCTTTCTAATATCTTACGTTTTTATAATCCATCTAGACATTTTCTTACAATCATGGGATTATTATTGCAAAAATCGGATGTTTTCAAGAATTATTGGTGAAATCGCCCCAAACAACCACAAAAAAAGGATGCGTCAATGATGAACGATAAGGTGGTAATGAAGCTAAATCAGGTAACCAGATCCTTTATTATGGGCGAAGTGATTGTTGAAGCCCTGAAAGAAACCTCCCTGGAAGTCTACCAGGGAGAATTGTTGGTTATTTTGGGACCCAGTGGTTCAGGGAAAAGTACGCTGCTGAATATCGTGGGCGGCATGGATTTACCTTCTAGCGGAGAGTTGT is drawn from Desulforamulus ruminis DSM 2154 and contains these coding sequences:
- a CDS encoding divergent polysaccharide deacetylase family protein encodes the protein MKHLRTAAGILLVCLMLGLGYWGLQKNIFTSKAAIEKTQPVMAIVIDDFGGADTHGVKEFMAMDIPITMAVMPNLSHSVEQSREAHQRGHEVILHQPMEPVKGKASWLGPGAIVSNMSDKEIKATFTKNLQTVPYAKGFNNHTGSRITSNKEKIIPMLEVAQNRGLYVLDSLTSVNSQVIPAAKSMNIPCVKRDIFLDDVKSKDHIQKQLSKACKVAKKQGFAVVIGHVGQGGNITAEAIKEAIPSIQKEGIKLVPLSEIVKLNTGNEKI
- the mntA gene encoding type VII toxin-antitoxin system MntA family adenylyltransferase antitoxin, with product MRDLNSESLTPIFKKYPDIIAVYLFGSYIEDQEHAGDIDLAVLTLNAPLSPVNLYMELYPDLAELLGPLEVDLLFLQKASLALAFEIISKGKVIYSSDDDLRTDYEYLISGRYMDFKYHLDYGYKELYETVKEDLDV
- a CDS encoding ATP-binding cassette domain-containing protein; this encodes MMNDKVVMKLNQVTRSFIMGEVIVEALKETSLEVYQGELLVILGPSGSGKSTLLNIVGGMDLPSSGELFFNGENLSQAGDTSCLKITKKPVGYQPT
- a CDS encoding N-acetylmuramoyl-L-alanine amidase family protein: MGLRVIVVLILLLFPGQCWAESQPGRIVIDPGHGGYDPGAIRQGVAEKQINLEISKEIIKILRKEKVEVMLTRYGDYNHAILGLHGKEAKRYDFNRRIDMAKEFGADAMVSIHVNVSRERCSGPEAFFYKNSTKSKLLAQCIQKELHQIPEVRQRSIKTGSYYLLIHTNMPCVIVETGFINNPGERAKLLDQQYQQKIAAAISRGIVDYLKKKETSPPEDVKVMDKIKTFLQIQ